A stretch of the Halococcus hamelinensis 100A6 genome encodes the following:
- a CDS encoding adenylate kinase family protein encodes MRVAVTGTPGTGKTTATRRLEADSEGALDVVHLNDVVREAGFSTGTDEARDSLVADLDAVEGWLDERDAGDVELLESHLAHLLPADRVVVLRCHPDELGDRLTERGESEASVAENRESEALDVVLAEAVERHGLDSVYEVDATERSPEAVAAAIEAVVAGEREPSAGTVSFVDSLADHP; translated from the coding sequence ATGAGGGTCGCGGTCACCGGGACCCCTGGGACGGGCAAGACGACCGCGACGCGCCGCCTCGAAGCCGATTCTGAGGGCGCGCTCGACGTGGTCCACCTCAACGACGTCGTCCGCGAGGCGGGCTTTTCGACCGGCACCGACGAGGCGCGCGACAGCCTCGTCGCCGACCTCGACGCGGTCGAGGGGTGGCTCGACGAGCGCGATGCGGGCGATGTCGAACTCCTCGAATCCCACCTCGCCCACCTCCTGCCCGCCGACCGGGTGGTGGTGCTCCGCTGTCACCCCGACGAACTCGGGGACCGGCTCACCGAGCGCGGCGAGTCCGAGGCCAGCGTGGCCGAGAATCGCGAGAGCGAAGCCCTCGACGTGGTGCTCGCCGAGGCGGTCGAGCGACACGGTCTCGACTCGGTCTACGAGGTCGACGCCACCGAGCGCTCGCCCGAGGCGGTCGCAGCCGCCATCGAGGCGGTCGTCGCGGGCGAGCGCGAGCCGAGCGCTGGCACCGTCTCGTTCGTGGATTCGCTCGCCGACCATCCCTGA
- a CDS encoding CDP-alcohol phosphatidyltransferase family protein: MTLDQYRSTADRLLNPFVGLAARAGLTPNGVSAIAFVLAAMAAVAYWLAGGDAWWYLVGAVLVGLNGALDLLDGALARRLGTASPAGDFLDHVLDRYADIVLVIGLALGVDRPVLGLVAVSGVFMTSYLGTQAQAVGLDRVYGGLLGRADRLVLIGLVTLVSGVVDLSVAGVTLVGALLAVLAVVGHVTALQRCYHALSALSTGSR; the protein is encoded by the coding sequence ATGACCCTCGACCAGTACCGTTCGACCGCCGACCGGCTCCTGAACCCGTTCGTCGGGCTCGCCGCGAGAGCGGGGCTGACCCCGAACGGCGTGAGCGCCATCGCGTTCGTGCTCGCCGCCATGGCGGCCGTCGCCTACTGGCTCGCCGGCGGCGACGCGTGGTGGTACCTCGTCGGCGCGGTGTTGGTGGGGCTCAATGGCGCGCTCGACCTCCTCGACGGTGCGCTCGCCCGACGGCTCGGCACCGCCTCGCCCGCCGGCGACTTCCTCGACCACGTTCTCGACCGGTACGCGGACATCGTGCTCGTGATCGGCCTCGCGCTCGGGGTCGACCGACCGGTACTGGGTCTCGTGGCGGTCTCGGGCGTGTTCATGACCTCGTATCTCGGCACCCAGGCCCAGGCCGTCGGGCTCGACCGGGTCTACGGTGGCCTCCTCGGGCGCGCCGACCGCCTCGTCCTCATTGGCCTCGTCACGCTCGTTTCGGGGGTCGTCGACCTCTCGGTGGCGGGGGTCACGCTCGTCGGCGCGCTGCTCGCGGTGCTCGCGGTCGTCGGCCACGTCACCGCGCTCCAGCGGTGTTACCACGCGCTCTCGGCGCTCTCGACCGGGAGTCGGTGA
- a CDS encoding multiprotein bridging factor aMBF1, with protein MVQCEMCGTETSSPKTVKIEGAELDVCGDCADFGTEVEQQSTSGTSTKYSTDSSGSSDAGGSGSTASSGGSGGGRRRDMFDDMDEIVQDYDEQIRTARESAGLSQEELAKELNEKASLIRKLERGASLPSDSVQTKLERRLEITLTEGGVDDTEWEGGASTGAYTLGDVVQRKDS; from the coding sequence ATGGTCCAGTGTGAGATGTGCGGTACGGAGACATCTTCCCCGAAGACGGTGAAGATCGAGGGCGCGGAGCTCGACGTCTGTGGGGACTGTGCGGACTTCGGCACCGAGGTCGAACAGCAGTCCACGAGCGGGACCTCCACGAAGTACTCGACCGATTCGAGCGGGTCGTCGGACGCGGGCGGGTCGGGCTCGACCGCCAGCTCCGGCGGGTCGGGCGGCGGCCGGCGACGCGACATGTTCGACGACATGGACGAGATCGTCCAGGACTACGACGAGCAGATCCGGACGGCGCGCGAGAGTGCCGGACTCTCCCAGGAGGAGCTCGCAAAGGAACTCAACGAGAAGGCGAGCCTCATCCGGAAGCTCGAACGCGGCGCGAGCCTCCCGAGCGACTCGGTCCAGACCAAACTCGAACGCCGGCTCGAGATCACCCTCACCGAGGGCGGCGTCGACGACACCGAGTGGGAGGGCGGCGCTTCGACGGGTGCGTACACCCTCGGCGACGTGGTCCAGCGAAAGGACTCCTGA
- the tpiA gene encoding triose-phosphate isomerase yields MFVLVNLKAYAADPVEIATVAHDVADESGVRIAVAPQTAHLERVAETGVETWAQHVSPVEHGSHTGSALAEAVADAGVVGTLINHSEKRLKLADVDGAVNAAERAGLETVVCANNPDQVGAAAALGPDAVAVEPPELIGGDVSVSQADPDIVEDAVAAAEAVDDSVDVLCGAGVSTGEDLDAAGDLGAEGVLLASGVAKADDPRAALTSLVEPLS; encoded by the coding sequence ATGTTCGTTCTCGTCAACCTGAAAGCCTACGCCGCCGACCCGGTCGAGATCGCCACCGTCGCTCACGACGTCGCCGACGAGTCGGGCGTTCGCATCGCGGTCGCACCCCAGACCGCCCACCTCGAACGCGTGGCCGAGACGGGCGTCGAAACCTGGGCCCAGCACGTCTCCCCTGTGGAACACGGTAGCCACACCGGGAGCGCGCTCGCCGAGGCGGTCGCCGACGCCGGCGTGGTCGGCACACTGATCAACCACTCCGAGAAACGGCTGAAGCTCGCCGACGTCGACGGCGCGGTGAACGCGGCCGAGCGCGCGGGCCTCGAAACCGTCGTCTGTGCCAACAACCCGGACCAGGTCGGGGCGGCGGCGGCACTCGGCCCGGACGCGGTGGCGGTCGAACCGCCCGAACTCATCGGCGGCGACGTCTCGGTGAGCCAGGCCGACCCGGACATCGTGGAGGACGCCGTCGCGGCGGCCGAAGCGGTCGACGACTCCGTGGACGTGCTCTGCGGTGCGGGGGTCTCGACGGGCGAGGACCTCGACGCCGCCGGCGACCTGGGTGCCGAGGGCGTCCTGCTCGCGAGCGGCGTCGCGAAGGCCGACGACCCGCGGGCGGCGCTCACGTCTCTCGTCGAACCCCTCTCGTGA
- a CDS encoding acyl-CoA synthetase produces MATHNLPDYEAARESFSWTDIYDEADWDAPDELNIAHEVCDRHADGSGRVALEYAGVEGERETLTFDDLAERSNRFANLLENQDVERGDRVFTYLPRIPAHYVALVGTLKRGAVFGGVNERFGPEGIAYRLVDCDATAVVTTSANRETVERALADVPTVETVVTIDRGDGIEEGDVDYERAMADAGTDYDLVRTGSEDDALLYYTSGTTGLAKGVLHRHRWVAGVAATQRYAVDLRDDDLYWSTADLGWLTGPINTLGAWFWGTSQFAYEGEFSPQEWASLLSEYPITVLFSVPTAYRMLRANEDVLDADLDLRHALSIGEPLSAGVVEWAEDALGVTVLDTYGQTETGNMVINNYPTMELRPGSMGKPLPGIESAIVDPETGEVLPPGETGEIAHRGDFPCFFAEYWNNPGKTAACFVEGSDGRWYRSGDLAHRDEDGYFWFEGRADDVILSSGYRIGPFEVESSLGEHPAVAEAAVVPKPHPERGNIVKAYVVLAGGYDPSDDLAEGIRTHVREELSAHEYPREVEFVDDLPKTVTGKIRRTELRDRTAETDSTAD; encoded by the coding sequence ATGGCGACGCACAACCTCCCCGACTACGAGGCCGCGCGCGAGTCGTTCTCGTGGACCGATATCTACGACGAAGCCGACTGGGACGCCCCCGACGAACTCAACATCGCACACGAGGTCTGTGACCGCCACGCCGACGGGTCGGGCCGGGTCGCGCTGGAGTACGCCGGCGTCGAGGGCGAGCGCGAGACGCTGACGTTCGACGACCTCGCCGAGCGGTCGAACCGGTTCGCGAACCTGCTGGAGAACCAAGACGTCGAGCGCGGCGACCGGGTGTTCACCTACCTCCCCCGGATCCCCGCCCACTACGTCGCGCTCGTCGGGACCCTCAAACGCGGCGCGGTCTTCGGCGGGGTCAACGAGCGCTTCGGGCCGGAGGGGATCGCCTACCGGCTCGTCGACTGTGACGCGACGGCGGTCGTGACGACCTCGGCGAACCGCGAGACGGTCGAGCGCGCGCTCGCCGACGTCCCCACGGTGGAGACGGTCGTCACCATCGACCGCGGCGACGGCATTGAGGAGGGCGACGTCGACTACGAACGTGCGATGGCCGACGCGGGGACCGACTACGACCTCGTGCGGACCGGGAGTGAGGACGACGCGCTGCTGTACTACACCTCGGGGACGACGGGGCTGGCGAAGGGCGTGCTCCACAGACACCGCTGGGTTGCGGGGGTCGCCGCCACTCAACGGTATGCGGTCGACCTCCGCGACGACGACCTCTACTGGTCGACCGCCGACCTCGGCTGGCTGACGGGCCCGATCAACACCCTCGGAGCGTGGTTCTGGGGCACCAGCCAGTTCGCCTACGAGGGCGAGTTCAGTCCTCAAGAGTGGGCCAGCCTGCTCTCGGAGTACCCGATCACCGTCCTCTTCTCGGTGCCGACGGCCTATCGGATGCTCCGGGCCAACGAGGACGTCCTCGACGCGGACCTCGACCTGCGCCACGCGCTCTCGATCGGCGAACCGCTCTCGGCGGGAGTCGTCGAGTGGGCCGAGGACGCGCTCGGGGTCACGGTGCTCGACACCTACGGCCAGACCGAGACCGGGAACATGGTGATCAACAACTACCCGACGATGGAGCTCCGGCCGGGGAGCATGGGCAAACCCCTGCCCGGGATCGAATCCGCCATCGTCGACCCCGAGACCGGGGAGGTGCTGCCACCTGGCGAGACGGGCGAGATCGCCCACCGCGGCGACTTTCCCTGCTTTTTCGCCGAGTACTGGAACAACCCCGGGAAGACCGCGGCGTGTTTCGTCGAGGGTTCGGACGGGCGGTGGTACCGCTCGGGCGACCTCGCGCATCGGGACGAGGACGGCTACTTCTGGTTCGAGGGCCGTGCCGACGACGTCATCCTCTCGTCGGGCTATCGCATCGGCCCGTTCGAGGTCGAATCCTCGCTCGGCGAGCACCCCGCGGTGGCCGAGGCCGCCGTGGTACCCAAACCCCACCCCGAGCGCGGCAACATCGTGAAGGCCTACGTCGTGCTCGCCGGGGGTTACGATCCGAGCGACGACCTCGCCGAAGGGATCAGGACCCACGTCCGCGAGGAGCTCTCGGCCCACGAGTACCCCCGCGAGGTCGAGTTCGTCGACGACCTCCCGAAGACGGTCACCGGAAAGATCCGACGGACCGAACTCCGCGACCGCACGGCCGAGACCGATTCGACCGCCGACTGA
- a CDS encoding uracil-DNA glycosylase family protein: protein MENVTDRISNPFGMRPPCERFVPGYGDANADFHLVGDHPESHGGVETGVPFTNAAGRRLLGVLAGVGLLSDPESDAPEVENLFCSYLHLCVADGEPSADSYVDNERFFDAELRAIGAHVLLPVGERATRYVIRNYTARTIEPFEMGALHATEIRGSGWLVIPIEDPSEWDGDEAERLREALETLLATDYRRETDLGRFLPDEDTYFVR from the coding sequence GTGGAAAACGTCACCGACCGCATCAGCAACCCGTTCGGGATGCGCCCGCCCTGCGAGCGGTTCGTGCCGGGCTACGGCGACGCCAACGCGGACTTCCATCTCGTCGGCGACCATCCCGAGAGCCACGGCGGCGTCGAGACGGGCGTGCCGTTCACGAACGCCGCCGGTCGCCGCCTGCTCGGGGTGCTCGCGGGCGTCGGCCTGCTCTCCGACCCCGAGTCGGACGCGCCCGAGGTCGAGAACCTGTTCTGTTCGTATCTCCACCTCTGTGTGGCCGACGGCGAGCCCTCGGCCGACTCCTACGTCGACAACGAACGCTTCTTCGACGCGGAACTCCGCGCCATCGGGGCGCACGTCCTCCTGCCGGTCGGCGAGCGCGCGACGCGGTACGTGATCCGGAACTACACCGCCCGGACCATCGAGCCGTTCGAGATGGGGGCCCTCCACGCGACCGAGATCCGCGGGAGTGGCTGGCTCGTGATCCCCATCGAGGACCCGAGCGAGTGGGACGGCGACGAGGCCGAGCGACTTCGGGAGGCGCTCGAAACCCTGCTCGCGACCGACTACCGCCGCGAGACCGACCTCGGCCGGTTCCTCCCCGACGAGGACACCTACTTCGTCCGGTAG
- a CDS encoding DUF5794 domain-containing protein translates to MSHSQHPVALRLERQVGGAARLLATVLALPLVDGIFPALVLAGTLTTATGILEVGLLVFGGSATVAVVLAEMEGSRRERAKTTLVVGIPVIALAAVETALAPTIGSLIDLAVFERFAALVILAVAAKTASAQVGEYLPRPAVIVGLGMVASVDPANAQLVVTPDLELVARGALAATVGVAFALSVALASPWLHDTVHIDRFRFGSAVALGVLGLSVLGLVPSDAPLALAVLAVTTLLAFDPGRSRDEPDEDPSDDDAAADPADPAADDSDVGPDRAPWL, encoded by the coding sequence GTGAGCCACTCCCAACACCCGGTCGCGCTCCGCCTCGAGCGACAGGTCGGCGGCGCGGCCCGTCTCCTCGCGACCGTCCTCGCGCTCCCGCTCGTCGACGGGATCTTCCCCGCGCTCGTGCTCGCGGGCACGCTCACGACGGCCACGGGGATCCTCGAGGTCGGCTTGCTCGTCTTCGGCGGGAGCGCCACGGTCGCGGTCGTCCTCGCCGAGATGGAGGGCTCGCGCCGTGAACGAGCAAAGACCACGCTCGTCGTCGGGATTCCGGTCATCGCCCTCGCGGCGGTCGAGACCGCGCTCGCACCCACAATCGGGAGCCTGATCGACCTCGCGGTCTTCGAGCGCTTCGCCGCGCTGGTGATCCTCGCGGTCGCGGCCAAGACCGCGAGCGCGCAGGTCGGCGAGTATCTCCCCCGACCGGCCGTGATCGTCGGCCTCGGCATGGTCGCGAGCGTCGACCCCGCGAACGCCCAGCTCGTGGTGACGCCCGACCTCGAACTCGTGGCCCGCGGCGCGCTCGCGGCGACCGTCGGGGTCGCCTTCGCGCTCTCGGTCGCCCTCGCCAGCCCGTGGCTCCACGACACCGTACACATCGACCGCTTCCGCTTCGGGAGCGCGGTCGCGCTCGGCGTGCTCGGCCTCTCGGTGCTCGGGCTCGTCCCCAGCGACGCGCCGCTCGCGCTCGCCGTGCTCGCGGTCACGACACTGCTCGCGTTCGACCCCGGTCGCAGCCGCGACGAGCCGGACGAGGACCCCTCGGACGACGACGCAGCGGCGGACCCGGCGGACCCGGCGGCGGACGATTCCGACGTCGGTCCCGACCGCGCGCCGTGGCTGTAA
- a CDS encoding DUF5795 family protein: MAENRVVEGRMVTPKRLAAIIEGDDVMDAEPIADADRDCPECGSNVLEVGYMPSVAEFVTGQKCQECEWHDTDRE; encoded by the coding sequence ATGGCCGAAAACCGCGTCGTGGAAGGACGGATGGTCACCCCCAAACGCCTCGCCGCCATCATCGAGGGCGACGACGTGATGGACGCCGAACCGATCGCGGACGCCGACCGGGACTGCCCCGAGTGCGGTAGCAACGTCCTCGAAGTCGGCTACATGCCCTCGGTGGCGGAGTTCGTCACCGGGCAGAAGTGCCAGGAATGCGAGTGGCACGACACCGACCGCGAGTAG
- a CDS encoding GNAT family N-acetyltransferase, with translation MDYELTEEPPTPREFVALRRAAGMGDRTIEAAETGLGNECVAVSVRADGDLVGMGRVVGDGATVFQVVDIAVDPDHQSRGLGRRVMERLVSWLDANAPPTAYVNLIASEPEFYERFGFETCAPTLVGMDRPSE, from the coding sequence ATGGACTACGAACTCACCGAGGAGCCGCCGACGCCGCGCGAGTTCGTCGCGCTTCGACGGGCCGCCGGGATGGGGGATCGGACTATCGAGGCCGCCGAAACGGGCCTCGGCAACGAGTGCGTCGCGGTCTCGGTCCGTGCGGACGGCGACCTCGTGGGGATGGGCCGGGTGGTCGGCGACGGCGCGACCGTCTTCCAGGTCGTCGATATCGCGGTCGACCCGGATCATCAGAGCCGCGGCCTCGGGCGGCGGGTCATGGAGCGCCTCGTCTCGTGGCTCGACGCCAACGCGCCGCCCACCGCCTACGTCAACCTCATCGCGAGCGAGCCGGAATTCTACGAACGGTTCGGGTTCGAGACCTGTGCGCCCACCCTCGTCGGGATGGACCGCCCCTCGGAGTGA
- the dinB gene encoding DNA polymerase IV — translation MAERGEARLPGVADGDASIVFHVDMDCFYAACERRREPALDGKPVVVGMGYEDGETHGAVATASYEARSHGVESAQPISTALERLPRSVESADPDEVVGHYRPVDMDYYQSVSEEVRGILHDCADVVREVSIDEAALDVTERTSWQRVDGRALATGYARHVKQRIQREVGVVASVGVAPNMSAAKVAADHEKPDGLVPIPPGEVADFLAPLDVETVYGVGPVTARELHDMGIETAGDLAATPLRKLDAEFGERGREIRRFARGDDTRSVTPVGRPKSLSRESAFTEATDGVEAKRERVRRLAAAVAERAERENALYRTIGIKVVTPPFDVNTRARSLPGPVADADLVREVALDLLGEFREAEVRKVGVRVSNLSFESGEQASLDGFEAQGTDRGRADGGVDRDPATDPEATTGTRARRDGQTEFGDFVRDE, via the coding sequence ATGGCCGAGCGCGGGGAGGCGCGCCTGCCGGGCGTCGCCGACGGTGATGCCTCGATCGTCTTCCACGTCGATATGGACTGTTTCTACGCTGCCTGCGAGCGCCGCCGCGAGCCCGCACTCGACGGGAAACCTGTCGTGGTCGGGATGGGCTACGAGGACGGCGAGACCCACGGTGCGGTCGCCACCGCGAGCTACGAGGCCCGATCCCACGGGGTCGAGAGCGCCCAGCCCATCTCGACCGCGCTCGAACGCCTCCCGCGCTCCGTGGAATCGGCCGACCCGGACGAGGTCGTCGGCCACTACCGACCGGTCGACATGGACTACTACCAGTCGGTGAGCGAGGAAGTCAGGGGGATCCTCCACGACTGCGCCGACGTCGTCCGGGAGGTGAGCATCGACGAGGCGGCCCTCGACGTCACCGAACGGACCTCGTGGCAGCGCGTCGACGGGCGGGCGCTCGCGACGGGTTACGCCCGGCACGTCAAACAGCGGATCCAGCGGGAGGTCGGGGTGGTCGCGAGCGTCGGCGTCGCGCCGAACATGAGCGCGGCGAAGGTCGCCGCCGACCACGAGAAACCCGATGGGCTCGTGCCGATTCCCCCGGGTGAGGTCGCGGACTTCCTCGCGCCGCTCGACGTCGAGACGGTCTACGGCGTGGGACCGGTGACGGCGCGCGAACTCCACGACATGGGGATCGAGACCGCGGGCGACCTCGCGGCGACACCACTCCGAAAACTCGACGCGGAGTTCGGCGAGCGCGGTCGGGAGATACGGCGGTTCGCCCGCGGCGACGACACGCGGTCGGTGACGCCGGTCGGCCGGCCGAAGAGCCTCTCGCGCGAGTCGGCGTTCACCGAGGCCACCGACGGGGTGGAGGCGAAACGCGAGCGGGTGCGGCGGCTCGCGGCCGCCGTCGCCGAGCGCGCCGAGCGCGAGAACGCGCTCTATCGCACTATCGGGATCAAGGTCGTGACGCCGCCGTTCGACGTCAACACCCGGGCGCGCTCGCTGCCCGGCCCCGTGGCGGACGCCGACCTCGTTCGTGAGGTCGCGCTCGACCTTCTCGGCGAGTTCCGCGAGGCCGAAGTCAGGAAAGTGGGGGTTCGGGTCTCGAACCTCTCGTTCGAATCCGGTGAGCAGGCGAGCCTCGACGGGTTCGAAGCCCAGGGGACGGACCGCGGTCGCGCCGACGGTGGCGTCGACCGCGACCCCGCTACGGATCCCGAAGCCACGACCGGGACGCGAGCACGCCGCGACGGCCAGACGGAGTTCGGCGATTTCGTGCGGGATGAGTAG
- a CDS encoding DUF420 domain-containing protein, which yields MAFRTRDHVPAVTGVLSVISLALVFGAVLGVFETVAPTAPEAVIDAIPHVNAVLSAVAIGTIVVGWRAIRRGAVDRHRRSMLVTVGLFVAFLVLYLYRVSLVGPSPFPGPDSVYQFVYLPVLGIHILLAIVCIPLLYYVLLLALTHEVAELPATNHPRVGRVAASLWLVSFTLGIVVYLLLYAVY from the coding sequence ATGGCGTTTCGAACCCGCGACCACGTTCCGGCGGTGACGGGCGTTCTCTCGGTGATATCGCTCGCCCTGGTCTTCGGGGCGGTCCTCGGCGTGTTCGAGACCGTCGCCCCGACCGCGCCCGAGGCGGTCATCGACGCGATTCCACACGTGAACGCCGTCCTCAGCGCGGTCGCCATCGGCACCATCGTCGTCGGCTGGCGCGCGATCCGGCGCGGCGCAGTCGACCGACACCGACGATCGATGCTGGTCACGGTCGGGCTGTTCGTCGCGTTCCTCGTGCTCTACCTCTATCGAGTCTCGCTCGTCGGCCCGTCGCCGTTCCCCGGCCCCGACTCGGTGTACCAGTTCGTCTACCTCCCGGTGCTCGGGATCCACATCCTGCTCGCCATCGTCTGTATCCCGCTGCTCTACTACGTCCTCCTGCTCGCGCTGACCCACGAGGTGGCCGAACTCCCGGCGACGAACCACCCCCGCGTGGGTCGCGTCGCCGCCTCGCTCTGGCTGGTCTCGTTCACGCTCGGGATCGTGGTCTACCTGCTCCTCTACGCCGTCTACTGA
- a CDS encoding NUDIX hydrolase gives MNDPADSAHDWRVIESVAEYETGWYTGGYDLVEQPDGSEKKYYWAELPAAVVVVALADDELVMVDQYRPAIGEQCLELPAGIVEDGESATTAGARELREETGYEPSGVSLLEDYWVATGVLRHRRAVVFAEGLTPTDRDLDENEFLTVTSLPVAEALDVARTEPANDATIEGLLLASEEGLL, from the coding sequence ATGAACGACCCCGCGGACTCGGCCCACGACTGGCGCGTCATCGAGTCGGTCGCCGAGTACGAGACGGGCTGGTACACCGGGGGCTACGACCTGGTCGAACAGCCCGACGGCAGCGAGAAGAAGTACTACTGGGCCGAGCTCCCGGCGGCGGTCGTGGTGGTGGCGCTCGCCGACGACGAACTGGTGATGGTCGACCAGTACCGGCCCGCGATCGGCGAGCAGTGTCTCGAACTCCCCGCCGGCATCGTCGAGGACGGCGAATCCGCGACGACGGCCGGCGCGCGCGAACTCCGCGAGGAGACGGGCTACGAGCCCTCGGGTGTCTCGCTGCTCGAGGATTACTGGGTCGCCACCGGCGTGCTCCGCCACCGCCGCGCGGTGGTGTTCGCCGAGGGGCTCACGCCGACCGACCGCGACCTCGACGAGAACGAGTTCCTGACCGTGACGTCGCTTCCGGTCGCGGAGGCGCTCGACGTCGCCCGAACCGAACCCGCGAACGACGCCACGATCGAGGGGCTGTTGCTGGCGAGCGAGGAGGGGCTGCTGTAA
- a CDS encoding HEPN domain-containing protein — MELYEMVQLAVEQIDTADQNRFVDGPDANLNIIIDAIIEEVTEDHDDFNISHEGLRSRVRGILSEIDESNQNPVSSFHENFETMLGNIESDQSDITVYFPVNFMYREGSVFSLPTTTFNVTFEKVSDEEWDQYVEYTDEDSFYQNFVEDLPIRPPHTSPFSTQQFWKSTISAVDEQFAVDTVSSALSILLGKITLASNLQQLTATINSSSWNQGQALLREPLGYFTMVGGVPSGVFSDGDYDPREAYRLGPGRRSRFNDVYLDLPDFNSPNSEIETHLMTGFSAFFSAMTEPSNNQALLNYWRCLEAITFTADQNYASDEALWRAQSVAWSEPHEIADVTIERLSKKRNRLVHRGGPVSVEENDLIILKRFAEGALIFVVERKDELPLEDLNFIFEYASKTEDSLSQAKSYREGEIQNSASKIEKWEHEITLINNIINRDV; from the coding sequence ATGGAACTCTACGAGATGGTTCAACTCGCGGTTGAGCAAATTGACACTGCTGACCAGAATCGTTTTGTTGACGGTCCTGACGCAAATCTCAATATCATTATCGACGCTATCATAGAGGAAGTCACAGAAGACCATGATGACTTTAACATATCGCATGAAGGATTGCGGTCTCGTGTTCGCGGTATTCTCTCAGAAATTGACGAATCGAACCAAAATCCAGTTTCATCGTTTCATGAGAACTTCGAAACGATGCTGGGAAATATCGAATCCGATCAGTCCGACATCACAGTCTACTTCCCCGTGAATTTTATGTACCGTGAAGGGAGTGTTTTTTCACTTCCGACAACGACATTCAATGTGACATTTGAGAAAGTATCAGACGAAGAATGGGATCAATACGTAGAATATACTGATGAAGACTCGTTTTATCAGAATTTTGTAGAGGATCTTCCTATCCGTCCACCTCATACAAGTCCTTTCAGCACACAGCAGTTCTGGAAATCGACGATTTCTGCCGTTGATGAGCAGTTTGCAGTCGATACTGTCAGTAGTGCTTTATCTATTCTGCTTGGGAAAATCACATTAGCTTCAAATCTTCAGCAGCTCACAGCGACGATCAATTCGTCCTCTTGGAATCAAGGTCAAGCTCTCTTGAGGGAGCCTCTTGGTTACTTCACAATGGTTGGCGGGGTTCCAAGTGGTGTGTTTTCTGACGGAGACTATGATCCTCGGGAAGCGTATCGGCTTGGTCCAGGGCGTCGTAGTCGATTCAACGATGTGTACCTTGACTTACCTGACTTCAATTCACCAAATAGCGAAATTGAGACACATTTGATGACAGGCTTCTCGGCTTTCTTTTCGGCTATGACCGAACCCAGCAATAATCAGGCACTGTTGAACTACTGGCGGTGCCTAGAGGCGATCACTTTCACTGCTGACCAGAATTATGCCTCTGATGAGGCTCTCTGGCGCGCTCAATCCGTTGCTTGGTCAGAACCACACGAAATAGCAGATGTAACCATTGAAAGACTATCTAAAAAGAGAAATCGCTTAGTCCATCGTGGAGGACCAGTGAGTGTTGAGGAGAATGATCTGATTATTCTCAAGCGATTCGCGGAAGGCGCGCTCATATTTGTTGTTGAGCGAAAAGACGAACTTCCGCTCGAAGATTTGAACTTTATATTTGAGTACGCTAGTAAGACGGAGGATAGCCTCTCTCAAGCCAAGTCTTACCGCGAGGGAGAGATTCAGAATTCCGCCTCAAAGATCGAGAAATGGGAACACGAGATCACACTCATAAATAACATTATCAACCGAGATGTATAG
- a CDS encoding DUF3892 domain-containing protein: MAYQLKCVNTEGSDPDDCTEITTIGIPAQGGGTNTYTPERIHDRIKNGEVFYVKHNGSRTDVDAVTESDGTKYVRTAANDTKDDNLLKQDSC, translated from the coding sequence ATGGCATATCAATTGAAATGCGTCAACACGGAAGGCAGCGATCCCGATGACTGCACAGAGATCACGACGATAGGAATTCCAGCACAAGGGGGTGGGACTAACACCTATACGCCGGAACGGATTCACGACAGGATCAAAAACGGCGAGGTGTTCTATGTGAAACACAACGGCAGTAGGACTGATGTAGACGCTGTCACGGAATCAGATGGGACAAAATACGTCCGGACGGCAGCGAACGATACGAAGGACGACAATCTTCTGAAGCAGGACAGTTGCTAA